A stretch of Mobula birostris isolate sMobBir1 chromosome 2, sMobBir1.hap1, whole genome shotgun sequence DNA encodes these proteins:
- the LOC140207950 gene encoding immunoglobulin lambda-1 light chain-like: MFPILHLLWALMVHLPGILAVAVLNQTPVSSPVSAGQTARLECRIRNGNVGSYTFVWDRHRPGKTPEGVIYHRTDNTIYRIVGIPDRFQPSRDTSADSHILTIGRLEPGDSAVYYCRVWENEVGWVYGPGTILEIKSSESRKPSVVLLPPSPEETGLGSATLSCLVSGFKPGLVALRWSVDGVETDSGVTTSAVSMDTDQTYRLSSYLRVTTAAWNKGSIYSCTVSHSSLSSPLRNTISSSACA; this comes from the exons ATGTTCCCAATTCTGCATCTCCTGTGGGCTCTAATGGTCCATTTACCAG GTATTCTGGCGGTCGCAGTCCTCAATCAGACCCCAGTGTCCAGTCCTGTCTCCGCGGGACAGACTGCCCGCTTAGAGTGCCGGATACGGAACGGAAACGTTGGAAGTTACACATTTGTGTGGGACCGACATCGTCCCGGGAAGACACCGGAGGGGGTGATATATCATAGGACTGATAATACCATCTACAGAATAGTCGGCATCCCTGACCGTTTCCAACCGTCCAGAGACACCTCCGCCGACAGTCACATCCTGACTATCGGCAGATTGGAGCCCGGCGACTCGGCCGTCTATTACTGCAGAGTGTGGGAAAATGAAGTGGGTTGGGTCTACGGACCGGGGACGATCCTGGAGATAAAGA GTAGCGAGAGCAGAAAGCCCTCGGTTGTCCTGCTTCCTCCCTCCCCGGAGGAGACCGGCTTGGGTTCCGCCACTCTATCCTGCCTCGTGAGTGGTTTTAAGCCGGGCTTGGTCGCGCTGCGCTGGAGCGTGGATGGCGTGGAGACGGACAGTGGCGTGACGACAAGCGCCGTGTCCATGGACACCGACCAGACCTACAGGCTGAGCAGTTACCTGCGGGTAACCACCGCTGCCTGGAACAAGGGCTCAATCTATTCGTGCACCGTGAGCCACAGCTCACTGAGCTCGCCGCTGCGCAACACCATCTCTTCGTCCGCCTGTGCGTAG